TCGCAAACGGTTAGCGGTAACTCCAGATGAATGTTTACATGAAACATACTTCTTTACAAACAGGTTTTTACGCATTCTCACACGAAAGGTCAGTTTGTagtgcttttatattttatatttttgttcttaaatgtaaatgaatgaacaTTGTTTTTCTTATGTATTGTTGTGTAGCTACAAGCGACAAAGCTGAAATTAAAGATTTGTTATTGATTTGTTTACCAATTCTACTGTATGTGTGCGTcgaaaacatttgactggtagcaTAGACACGAACAAATAAAAACGAATGGCAAATCTTTACAGCTATAGCACAATGTATTTCTGTATCtaagcatgtttgtgtattttcttaATTGTATTAGATTTAAAATGAGCACCATCACCTCTTCCGCCGGTACAGCTGAAAGTGTGACTGTGAGGAGAACTGAGTGGTCAGATGCTGAAGAGATCAATAATCTGATCAGTCCTGCAGCCGTTGCTGTGTTTGGGAGAATCAGTGTCATTCATCTTCTGTAAGTGTTAACAGTTATGAAAACTATTATGCAATTAGACACTGCCGGCAAAAACagagttttttcatgcacctgtcaatatttagattttgggctttttggcttttcataaagtgtttttttcacacttatggaaagaaaacatccaaaacacagtgttaagtgtttcttttatagcactttatctacTTGTGTcgatagatttcaattacaatacatatttttaaaggccattttctcaaaatgagttttttctccaacactgatccataaatctccacttcaggggcacttacacacaccgaactttacatatttattcctgtctatattctgaaggtttttacagagggatttgttcatatataattttcttgattatatacaacattttattcccaaaaaaaggtaagaaatatattgttttctagctgttcaaagtattttctgaattatggagtgacaaaaagagatacccagaattccttctgtaaaatcatttgactctaatatgtcaaaaaaattaaacaagtgtaattcattaaataatgcctcatttgcatatttaaatataccattttagaaaacttgtaatacagaaaatgtttgcaattatcaatgtaatcaatcaacttggtaagtaaggtgataactattagttattttttttaccctattcacctgcagtgtctcgccttaaaataaataaaaattaaataaattaagcacattttaaaactgttttaatttggaaacttaaatataataaatacaattatatttaactttattttttttttattgtattgagaaaaatatacaaattaattagattaataattttaatatagaagtaatttataaatgtttaaatttaattacatttaaattaaaatattttttacattttcatttttttattttattgattgatttgatgtgatgtgtatgtttttgttttggttttattttgtttttgtaagactAACTatgctctcagaaaaaaaaaattacaaaagctaatcacttaaaggtacatattagtacctagtaagtacatattagtacctaaagaagtgtatcttttgaaaaggtaGCCCagcagtgacagcttttttacttttttttcttagagtgtcctttaatttactttcattataatgaatataatcaGAAATAGCTCATAGCTTAGACTTGTTTGATTGAATGGAATTTTTTCTATTTCTCATTGCAGTGAGAAAGCAAATTTAGCCGTGACCCTGATCACCACTACGAATGAAGTTTTGGCCTATGCATCTTTCTCAGACCACCCCACTGAAGAGCTGGTGGATCAGGCATGCTGGAAGAATTTACTTCAGAATCACGTCAATGACAAAAAATTCACGGTAGGCAAAGCAAATACACCATGATTTCCATTAATATCCATTTTACAGCCCCCTGCCCTGACCAGACTGTTTGTCTTTCCTCCAGCCTATGAACACTCTATTCCTGCGTTTATTTGTGGCTCAGCCTGGCTTCTCCATAGGGGGCGCTAAAGAGATAATGAGGTAAAAGAAGACtgctttgtattttcttttatcaaTGTGAACATTTaaaggtgaatctcacaaaaacatttttattttatttttttaaatgtgacctGTACATGTTCTTGTCAGGTTTGGTTAGGTTCGCCTATAAGGCTGAAGAATACACACAGTCTGCTCATTGGTTTATatctaatgtaataaaacaagatttttctGTTCTTATTTGGTTAGGGTGGATATGAATCTTGTTTCAGGCAGCGCAAATTGTATTGACTGTATAGCAATGCCTTCCTGTATCCATTCAATCAAATTGAATGatcaaagatttttatttccttCCTATGTAAATTCTAGAACAGTTTTCAATGCCGTTGTGGAGCTGGAATACATCTGCCTCCTGACTCCCTACAGAGGCTCACTTGGTAGAAAATAAATGAGTATACTATTACTTGAACTTGGCATTGACAGTAACATTGTTAAGACATTATTCTGTCATTCTCTTCATATCAGAGGCTGCACTGGAGAAGATCTTTGAACCCGTGATGCCTGTTAAGGAGGAGGTTCAGTATTCGGCCTACATTTGTCAACGACACAATCACTGCCCTAGACTTCACATCCACAGAGCCAGGTTTTAAGCCTCTCATTTACTTATGGATGGGTCAAATGCGTGGCTGGGGCATATTTCACTGTATTGTGACATTATGTTCATGagaattaagcacattttcaaatttacatttgtaatacattactgtaaagctaaaataaaataaatttatacaatattttctgttatatattgtattatatttttcaattattactataattattaattagattaactgtaattattttaatatagaagtcgtttattaaatatgtatatatatatatatatatatatatatatatatatatatatatatatatgttatatgatatatataatttaatttgtaaagtaTTCTATGGTACTATTAGTTGTACTACCTTATTCTGATTGTAatgtaaaattgttaatttttaatgtttatacttgtcttgcaataatgataataaagttaACGAGAATGATTGATGAgaacaatgaaaataacaaagaactaaaaaaaactactactaaaCTACTATAATGGGCAGGAAATAtgcttcattttaataataaataataaaaaaaatgtattctatgcaaaatataatttcttatttttctcttgTATTTTGGGTGAAAAGTGAcatagccatgtttctgtgaaattCACTCATTTGTGTCAATCAAATTCACCCGTTCAGACAGTCGTGTAGTTTCATCTAGTCTAAAGCCGATCATAATCCATGTCTAGACTGTTTTTGTCCTGCTGTACACAATTTATATCAATATACAGTTTATACAGGGCATTTGCAGCACAATGATGTATTAAAATCCTGGTGCAATAACTTTATATTCCCCAGAGTGGAAGATCACGATGACCTCATGCACATATTTGCAGAGCAGATCACGCCACTGGTGGAGTCCCACGGGCCGTACTTCCTGTCTGAGCTCATCGAGGCTCAAGACGAGGAGAACCATGCAGCTGTCTGTGAAGTTAGTCAGGTTTTGTTTCCAATtgagagattaaaaaataatgtggataATAAAGCTCTGAAAATTTGGTTGGGCACATAGAATGCACAAATATGCCCGCTTTTAATACACTGCCTTGCATCATATCTGAGAAATGATATCCTATACTTGTTTCTTGTTAACTTTAGGGGTGCTGATTTCAAAAATAGTTCCTGTTTTGCTCGAGCATGTCACACTTTCTaaaaaaatgtgatgcatttgctttcttattttgcagaaaaaaaaaactgtacgtAATGGAAAGTTTTGGCATTATCAGCATTatcaaattacataatattaggcattttttttaagatgcaaAGTTGTTTTTCTCTTAAACAACAAAATGGAAAGCAACTTCAgagttttttttaagcttttttgctTCTCAGATTTATCTCTTGAGAAAAAGAGCCCAGTAACctctcaagttcacagagtctTTATGCAAAGTGGGGCAGAAATTGTGTTAGTTTGTGTTTTCGCAGGAATGACAGGAAGACAGATCGCCCCACTCTCTCCCCTGCGGCGCATACTGACATGTGTTCATGCGACATATGGCAGATGAGAGCTCATGCCCTGCCAAGACATACTCACACTGAACATATTGTGTCCAGACATCTGTAGCGGTTTTGCCTTTTGTCTGAATGTCCCGTCCATTCAGCAGGAAAACTGTACTACATTGCCCAggagaattacaaaaaaaagaaatttccagagaaaattcataaattattacaGAGGTGTTGTTTTTCTAGGTCTCTAACTCAGTTAGAGAGTAGagagttttaaattatatatgggtgaatctcatgaaatctGTCAAGagcatgtccaggtcatatttcaccccaaaatcaaagaGAAATAGGaatgaattatattaatttgaAGAAAAAGAAGCCTATTTTTGGTACCATTaagatttatcttttttttatcacaattttaCCACAATTATAATTAGACAGCTTTGCATCTTGagggaaaaaaagcagaaaaagccTAATAATATCTAATTTGATGATGCTATGttaaaaaataccatttaaaacttccattcacaaaataagaattcagaatttttaaattttctatcaAAAAATGTATCACCTTTAATgcactttacaaaataaaagcagtcaaatgtcaaaagtttCTTGCGGAGGAGTGGAAAGTGGAAATCAGGATTAGGCTTATGCTAAAGTCTTGAGATTCATTCATACATGTGAAAACAGGCAAAGAATTAAACAAATAGTCATAATCAGCTCAGAGGAAGACATGAATCATGTCTTTGTGGCAGGTTTTCTGGTGATTAAGGGATAATATAAGACAATTTCACTTTACAAATGGTTGTGGAAAGGAAAAATGCTacgaaatgcatcatattttgtgagaaaatggTATGAAAcgcactatttttggaatcagcaccccAAAATGAGTATTAACGAAGtactggatttcattcagcaaatatgatgttACCATATGATTGTAAATATGtcaatatttgtattgtaatcttaaaaaaagtgttaattaaaCTGTTAGTaaagtgttagtgtgtgtgtactTACACAGAGTGAAGGAGCTGTCGTTGGTTTTGTCAGTGTGAGCGGTCACATGGATTTGAAGCTATTCAATAAGTGGTTTGAACTTGAAGAATTTGAAGGATTGAGAAAGACAAATCCAGAACATCAAGAGGAAAAGCCAGAGGGACCACGATCGCTGGGGGAGGAAAACAATGTCACTGATGCCCAGCAATCTGATGAAGCCAAAGAACCTGTGGAAGTGAGTTTCAAAAGACACATTCAGCATATTTAACTGTGCTCATTAGGGATTTCAGGgctaatttatgtatttttaataacttaCTAACCCAAATGTCCTTCACAGAGTGAACTGACAGCAGAGCAGGAGAGTGGAGATGAGCCTACTGACATATCTCAGGTCAGAGCTAACCATCATCTTTGAGATGATTCTTCTTTGGCATTTTAACACCAGTTACTATACAGTATTTGCGAATCCTTCCAAAACGTGATTCATGCCTTATGTGAATTGCTTCTTTGTTTCTCTTTTGACTTCTCTAACTAGCCAAATTCATGCATCAAAACCACCGTGGACTTAGGTGAGGACTCTGAACCAGACGGGCCACCTAATGCATTCTGCATCCAGCTCTTCACTATGGAGAAGAAATTTGAAATGAGGTGAGGACCTCTTGGACCAGAAAGCTACTACCTAGCAACCATCAGAACAGCCTGTTTAGTTCAAAGGGTCAGAGACAGGGTGGATGATTATCATGAAAATCTCAATTTTAGTGAGATAGTGCTTAGTGGCTTTAGTGGGATAGTGCTATGAAAGTGTAAAATATGGCCTCTCTGAAGTACGCAAGTTATCAGAACTTGTTCTGGTTAAATGAATTTTGGTTAAAGGAAAACTGTCTGTCCTCATCTGGCAGAGCTCCAGTGGCTTTCAGTGAGGAGCTGTTGTAAAAATCAGTCTGAGTGTTATTTGGCTCCTGCTGAGCTGGTCTGTGTGCCACCTTATTGGCCAGCTGTTGTAGAATATGGAGGCCTGTCGCTCCCCACAGAGCATGAACATGTAATTAATGAGTAGAATGCTTAAAGTGACAGACCACACTCTTTCTACTGCCCAACATGGCAGCCTTTCTCATTGCTCCTACAGGACAGATGATGCTCATTAGCTTTCATTTCTGTTGCTTCCTTCTTCTTTCCTCAAAGATCAGCAGATTTCCTGCCGTACCTGTTTAAACTGTTTCCGGTAAGTACATCAACTGTCTTGTTTAAGGTTTCACCCAAAGTATTAGTtaatcaaaaaattattattatgataattcaccctcatattgctttttttttttttttttttttttttacaaaaaatacaattaaaaaacccAACAGTAATCCTATGATGGCTTTGTGTGAGAAGCaagcaaacattattattatgaatattacttTTTGTCATATTTGGAAAACAGACGATTGACATTCTTCAAACTATATCCttttgtgcactgtaaaaaaaaatgtcatacatGTTTAAGCCAAGAGTTCAGTgccattgaaaagtttggggtcagtcagtttttctttcttttttaatacttttccccccttaaaatctgtttttttaaatcttttttttttctttctaagcatcaaataaataaataaataaaaaaaaacagtttccacaaagatataaagcagcccaactgttttcaacattgctaatgttaagaaatgtttcttgagcagcaaatcatcatattagaatgatttctgaatgatttctgaaggatcatgtgacactgaaaactggagtaatgatgctgaaaattcagctttaactctcaggaatgaattacatcttaaattatattcaaatagaaaaccaatTATTACTGCAcatctgatcaaataaattcagcataagagaaacatacaaaacatacaaatctTACTGCCACTAAATCTTTAAACGTTAATGTAATTGAAAAGAGTGCACAGTCCAGCATTTTGTGTCCTGTTTTACAAGTAacataataaatctaataaatgtgacattaatAGTTATGACGTTCTGCAGGATCGGGATTTCTGTGTGATCTCTGTACCTAAACTGACTCCAGAGTTCCCGCTGCTGCAGTCGTTCATCAGAGTCGCTCCTCTGGACACCAGCACCTGCTCGCAGGAACTCTACCTGTGTCACCGGTGGGGACTGACCAGGTACACGCACACTCGGAATCATCTAAAGAAATCTCCAGATCAATAGTTCCTTAGAAGATTAATTGTACCATAAAGCATGATtaaaccacaataaaaataaagaccaCAATTCTGACCTTTATGGTATTTGTGAGTGGATAAAACCAGATTCAAACAATGATCTATTGAAGATAAATCAGTTATTCTGTCTTTGATATATTTGACCTCAGATTCCAATTGATATTTACTGATAATATCTTGTGgcgacatttttacatttattacgaaatgtatttatgaattgtAAATGAAAAATTCAGTCTTGCACACTGGATTTATGCTTCAAACTAATATTTGTATGTCCATCAGGATACTGGAGGTGCGAGTGGCGGTGTCGTCTGATATCCCAGCAGTCCAAAGTTTGACTGAGAGTCTCGGCCAGCGGGAGTCCATCAGTGAAGATCTGGATCTGTTCCTACAGGCCCGAAAAGACCAGGTCTGTCACAAACCACTCAACTAAATAATTTCAGACGGTCGACAGAGCAGTGCTTGTGATGTCTGAACATTGTCTCTCCTTCTCAGGATGGAACTGCTCTTCAGGCATTTGTGGCGCAGGTCGAGGGGCGAGTTGTTGGTTTGATAATCATCAGAGATGAAGAGGTACATTTTTAATGAGGTGTCATAGTGTGTCATTGCTGTTTCTTATAAATCATTTGCAATGTATTTTGTGCTCCCAGGACATTGAGTTCATCAGAGCCAACTTTGACGTCGAGAGGTTCATGTACTTCAGCCAACACCAGCGAGAGGAACACGGTCGACTGTGTCACTTTTTCCTCAACCCCATTTTCCAGCATCACACCAGATATATCTTTAGGGAGGTGCTGCGCTTGGCACACAAGTCCTGCCTCTATTACCACCTTCATCCACCCCATTACAGCCATAAGGTGGGCAAAagttcctgtaaaaaaaaaagaacacattaatatCAGACTGCAAAATTGATTATCTTCCTCAatattattgtcttgttttctagtataaatacccaaacatttttaaatcaagatacatctGCTTGAGACATAAAACATCATTAGATTTAATCTGGTTTTCTGAACAAATCTGCCAGTGGGGTGatgaaaataatcatgtttttccttttggcagatatttgtttttgtttaaagcataaattcACTTAACTttgatttctatatttttatttttatttttttttttcagaaaaatatggcAGACTTATTTTTTCAGACTTATGGCATTTTGTTATTCAAGAAAATGTATCCtggtttaagaatgtttagatatttttactggaaaacgaGACAAGAATACCTTTTCTGCAGTGGACACGTGTGTacataacaatataacaatataaaatgttattttatatactaccgttcaaaggtttggaataatgaaagttttttaatgttattgaaagaagtctcttatgctcagcaaggctgcatttaattgaacaaaaacagtaaaaatagtaatattgtgaagtattattacaaatattgttaatggctgctgaagattcaactttgccatcacataaataaattacattaaaaataaatccttttttattttaaattgcaataatatttaacaatatttcacagttttaaatatatatatagagagagagagagagaagaatttaagatataaatattagtattgtaacttGTAgtgtaaaatcaaattattattttattttatttatttttatttttattttgaactttacttttttcccccaagGCAACTGTAATTTATACAGCAATtatatacagtcatgtgaaaaaatTAGGAAACCCTATTGAATTCCGTGGCTTTCTGTATCAGGAGATAATCTGGTCTTTGTCAggtcttaaaatttggaaaataaaacctcagatgaaGAACAACACATGATGTATCACAccctgtcattatttatttatcaaaaataaagccaaaaaaagggtcattattaaattatttaaaaggtcatttaaaataaaaataaaacttactgaaaAGTTAAATATTGTATCTGTCATGTGAACATTAACCATCATAAGACAACAATTATCATGTAAATGTCTCAtaatattactagaatattaacTTAACATCTCAGGGGTTCTTCAAGCAAATGTTTTCTATCAGAAGTCTTGATTTCTGGTTCGGGGCTTGACAAACATTTCTTCCTTTGTCCTTCTTTGCTCTCAGAATGTCATTCTTCACTCTCTGGCAGCGGTGTTGAACTGTATGGTGCCGGTGAGCCCGAGACGACAGATCATCTACCCGCTGGAGGAGCTGGGCATCAACGCACCGTCCCAGCAGATCACCAAACATCAGGTCAGACCAAAACCAGCATAAGCCAGCGTTTAAATCAATAtgacaaacaaaaactgaaacaatgaATGCAATTGTAACGTTAAAACTACAACAGTTGAAACTATTCTGTAGGGGTTTGTTTAATTCGTAAGTACGCACATGACGATGCATGCTTTAGTAATCACACCGAGGAGGAAATGAAGTGCCACAAGAGGGTGCTGTGcagtaaatgaatgaatcacaCTAGTAATTTCTGACACACTTGCAACTCTCCATCCCTAAACTCTCAATGGACAGCAAGCATGGCATCTTTGTTTCTCCCACTTGCGTTTATCAATAATTAACGCAGTAGCTGTCTGCATTATTCCACTCGTAATGCGTTCTGAGTCAGAATCGTTAGCCGTACATGGTGCAGATCACAGGGCCGTTGTTGCCTGAGGTTATTGAAGGTCTAGTTGTAAAgaaacagatggatggatggtggcaGATGGCGGAGAATGTTTACGCTGGTTTCTAACAGGTAATGCAGCAGCGTTCTTATCCAGCCATCATCAGAACAACCAACATCTGCtgtagacgtgtgtgtgtgtgtgtttacttctgAGTGAGATACCACACACACCCACTAGCCAGAGGGGGATTTCACTTCACACAATGTTTCTTCATCAGTACAATCGAAACGAGCTAAATTAATCATGAGGCCCACATGATTTCACAGTTTTCTTCAATAAACTCAATAGGGCTTATTATAAAAGCTTATGTATACAAGCTTGAAGGTGGTTACAAACCCTatgtaggcagcattttaaggtgCGTTCACAAAATAATTGGTACATTCTTAAAGTCAAATTCTAAAGTAACATCTTAAGTATCCTTTACAGAGAAATCAATCGCATCATGCACTGCTATGAAAAATCAACCCAACATGCCGAATTACATTATTGAAATGTTATTactatgaatttattatttaaaatagttcagtGTAATTAAAGACTTATATTTatccaataaaaatatttgtgaaacctaatttttgtgtttttatttttaataggttATCACATTATTAGCTATATTTAGTATGGTATTTATGCATAGCAGACTTtgtgatcatgtgacaccgaacactggagtaatggctgctgaaaattcagctttgcatcaccagaataaattacattttagaatatatttaaatagaaaacagttattttactttgtaataatatttcacaaaattacttttttttttttttttttggtgggggggggtcaaataaatgcagacttggtaaatataagagacttgttttcaaaatattgtaaaaaatgttactgaacccaaacctttgaatatatttatatatattctgacacacaaactgtaaaaaaaaaaaaaaattatataaaatttaaaaatgtaaaataatatgtacttttacttaaaaaaactgCCAAATATGGTTTTTAGGTACTaagaataacaatatatatacccacctatatatatatataggtgggTAAATAAATGGTGAATTCTTGAccaccacagctgccagttttttaccataaatttaacaggatatttttaCAGTGGATGTATGACAATTCATTCACCACTTGAAATCCTGTGAAAAGTCT
The sequence above is drawn from the Cyprinus carpio isolate SPL01 chromosome B20, ASM1834038v1, whole genome shotgun sequence genome and encodes:
- the cfap61 gene encoding cilia- and flagella-associated protein 61, whose amino-acid sequence is MNVYMKHTSLQTGFYAFSHERFKMSTITSSAGTAESVTVRRTEWSDAEEINNLISPAAVAVFGRISVIHLLEKANLAVTLITTTNEVLAYASFSDHPTEELVDQACWKNLLQNHVNDKKFTPMNTLFLRLFVAQPGFSIGGAKEIMRTVFNAVVELEYICLLTPYRGSLEAALEKIFEPVMPVKEEVQYSAYICQRHNHCPRLHIHRARVEDHDDLMHIFAEQITPLVESHGPYFLSELIEAQDEENHAAVCESEGAVVGFVSVSGHMDLKLFNKWFELEEFEGLRKTNPEHQEEKPEGPRSLGEENNVTDAQQSDEAKEPVESELTAEQESGDEPTDISQPNSCIKTTVDLGEDSEPDGPPNAFCIQLFTMEKKFEMRSADFLPYLFKLFPDRDFCVISVPKLTPEFPLLQSFIRVAPLDTSTCSQELYLCHRWGLTRILEVRVAVSSDIPAVQSLTESLGQRESISEDLDLFLQARKDQDGTALQAFVAQVEGRVVGLIIIRDEEDIEFIRANFDVERFMYFSQHQREEHGRLCHFFLNPIFQHHTRYIFREVLRLAHKSCLYYHLHPPHYSHKNVILHSLAAVLNCMVPVSPRRQIIYPLEELGINAPSQQITKHQAPFALYHTNRKLTMEPKVTINARIVVVGASDTGLAFLESLTFCPHLRFNNLTLISTHGLPDHCSDDNMRFLATSHCYSDQDQARLSLRSWISVVTGKMKAIDREAKHVELMENGNVKYDYLILCTGLQYQMPSLTSTDAQKNNSLNPNQPRHRHTRPVPSNLFTLNDQHDCSHVHQWLMDNFVELTGDAVLYGNTIDVFTCVETLMCLGVSGRRIHVVHPPEDNPTSCFPNGSVEHAVKQAVEKEEVHVHHDCLLTQINDGRHTDPVTSVTFTTDTQTLQLECAVFFSFSHKSVDYDAFKAINDACLVFDGRLVMDSSFHTNDPSIYAAGPLTKYSRRYHADQWSNSCFNCKEVGQSLASVVLPLCDPTLERPSGPPSDQDHLIPAYNQAKIQGGRLPGGYNYLHVTKPTAIGNKIAAQKGRDIVTGRTETGNYFHLYLSSHDVVESITCLSKNTLPVSNLLCLYRKHQLLLNHLCSRYDEGLVHDMYSYFRENWCFALYHDRFADFEQEVRQIMDSAKLEGENGSVSIQEALQKIVDDKAESNQSMSLSDVFQKSEAYSALRKSVLDYLKYNRYHLTMYARPGLL